In the genome of Sardina pilchardus chromosome 14, fSarPil1.1, whole genome shotgun sequence, one region contains:
- the letm2 gene encoding LETM1 domain-containing protein LETM2, mitochondrial isoform X1: MTVFSSQVLLAVTRSRGSYLLSKRHGCASLPSTACIRYHSDFSNRPALVARGLRPAYPRCTSSYVRNGCIPARPLHSSCAWLQEVKETPAGAQPPPGEPSPAPSPPPAAAAAAASTTSPPAPSKPAERAVVRKSIGQRIVDELRHYYDGFRLLGIDTKIAGRMVWRLLHGQLLTRRERRRLMRTCADLFRLVPFMVFIIVPFMEFLLPVFLKLFPEMLPSTFETETKKEEKQKKGLAAKLELAKFLQETIAEMARRNKAAVSGDEAQKFSTYVQQVRHTGEQPTTKDIVKFSKLFEDELTLEHLERPQLVALCKLLELQPIGTNNLLRFQLLMQLRNIKSDDEMIATEGVTGMTVAELQAACRSRGMRSLGLTTDQLQKQLQQWVDLHLKENVPPSLLLLSRAMYLTDLTPKPPVIPPVPKLEKATPPPSETEASAKEKPLSASLEELVDKAPIIKAGKAEEMLEKSRVLDMPSPEAQLIHAKGAEMAQKSKMSANGM; this comes from the exons ATGACCGTGTTTAGTTCCCAAGTGCTGCTTGCTGTAACGAGATCAAG gggatCCTATTTGCTATCGAAACGGCATGGCTGTGCCTCTCTACCCTCCACTGCCTGCATTCGCTACCACTCAGACTTCTCCAACCGCCCTGCCCTGGTGGCCCGGGGACTGCGGCCCGCCTACCCACGATGCACCTCCAGCTACGTGCGGAACGGCTGCATCCCAGCCCGGCCGCTCCACAGCTCCTGCGCGTGGCTCCAGGAGGTGAAGGAGACTCCAGCGGGGGCACAGCCCCCCCCGGGTGAGCCCTCTCcggccccctccccacctccagcCGCTGCGGCGGCCGCTGCCTCTACCACGTCGCCCCCAGCCCCAAGCAAGCCCGCGGAGAGGGCCGTCGTGCGCAAGTCGATTGGCCAGAGGATAGTGGACGAGCTGAGGCATTACTACGATGGCTTTCGGCTCCTGGGCATCGACACGAAGATCGCTGGACGTATGGTGTGGAGGCTCCTGCACGGCCAACTGCTCaccaggagggagaggagacgg CTCATGAGAACGTGTGCGGACCTGTTCCGCCTGGTTCCCTTCATGGTGTTCATCATTGTGCCCTTCATGGAGTTCCTCCTGCCAGTCTTCCTCAAACTCTTCCCCGAGATGCTGCCCTCCACCTTCGAGACGGAAACCAAGAAG GAGGAGAAGCAGAAGAAGGGTCTGGCTGCCAAGCTGGAGCTGGCTAAGTtcctgcaggagacgatcgcagAGATGGCCAGGCGCAACAAGGCCGCCGTCAGTGGAGACGAGGCCCAGAAGTTCTCCACCTACGTGCAACAG GTCCGGCACACGGGCGAGCAGCCCACCACTAAGGATATTGTGAAGTTCTCCAAGCTGTTTGAGGACGAGCTGACACTGGAGCACTTAGAGCGCCCCCAGCTGGTGGCTCTGTGCaagctgctggagctgcagcCCATCGGCACCAACAACTTGCTGCGTTTCCAACTGCTCATGCAGCTGCGCAACATCAAGTCCGACGACgag atgattgCTACCGAGGGTGTGACTGGCATGACGGTTGCAGAACTTCAGGCGGCCTGTAGGAGTCGAGGAATGAGATCACTGGGGTTGACAACCGATCAGCTCCAaaagcagctgcagcag TGGGTGGACCTGCACCTGAAGGAGAATGTGCCGCCTTCCCtgttgctgctgtctcgcgCCATGTACCTGACGGACCTCACGCCCAAGCCGCCCGTCATCCCACCCGTGCCCAAGCTGGAG AAGGCTACCCCCCCTCCGTCAGAGACGGAAGCATCAGCTAAAGAGAAGCCACTGTCCGCCTccctggaggagctggtggaCAAGGCCCCCATCATCAAAGCCGGCAAG GCGGAGGAGATGCTGGAGAAATCCAGGGTGCTGGACATGCCGTCTCCCGAAGCTCAGTTAATACAT GCGAAAGGAGCAGAGATGGCCCAGAAGTCCAAGATGAGCGCCAATGGGATGTGA
- the letm2 gene encoding LETM1 domain-containing protein LETM2, mitochondrial isoform X2 has product MTVFSSQVLLAVTRSRGSYLLSKRHGCASLPSTACIRYHSDFSNRPALVARGLRPAYPRCTSSYVRNGCIPARPLHSSCAWLQEVKETPAGAQPPPGEPSPAPSPPPAAAAAAASTTSPPAPSKPAERAVVRKSIGQRIVDELRHYYDGFRLLGIDTKIAGRMVWRLLHGQLLTRRERRRLMRTCADLFRLVPFMVFIIVPFMEFLLPVFLKLFPEMLPSTFETETKKEEKQKKGLAAKLELAKFLQETIAEMARRNKAAVSGDEAQKFSTYVQQVRHTGEQPTTKDIVKFSKLFEDELTLEHLERPQLVALCKLLELQPIGTNNLLRFQLLMQLRNIKSDDEMIATEGVTGMTVAELQAACRSRGMRSLGLTTDQLQKQLQQWVDLHLKENVPPSLLLLSRAMYLTDLTPKPPVIPPVPKLEKATPPPSETEASAKEKPLSASLEELVDKAPIIKAGKAKGAEMAQKSKMSANGM; this is encoded by the exons ATGACCGTGTTTAGTTCCCAAGTGCTGCTTGCTGTAACGAGATCAAG gggatCCTATTTGCTATCGAAACGGCATGGCTGTGCCTCTCTACCCTCCACTGCCTGCATTCGCTACCACTCAGACTTCTCCAACCGCCCTGCCCTGGTGGCCCGGGGACTGCGGCCCGCCTACCCACGATGCACCTCCAGCTACGTGCGGAACGGCTGCATCCCAGCCCGGCCGCTCCACAGCTCCTGCGCGTGGCTCCAGGAGGTGAAGGAGACTCCAGCGGGGGCACAGCCCCCCCCGGGTGAGCCCTCTCcggccccctccccacctccagcCGCTGCGGCGGCCGCTGCCTCTACCACGTCGCCCCCAGCCCCAAGCAAGCCCGCGGAGAGGGCCGTCGTGCGCAAGTCGATTGGCCAGAGGATAGTGGACGAGCTGAGGCATTACTACGATGGCTTTCGGCTCCTGGGCATCGACACGAAGATCGCTGGACGTATGGTGTGGAGGCTCCTGCACGGCCAACTGCTCaccaggagggagaggagacgg CTCATGAGAACGTGTGCGGACCTGTTCCGCCTGGTTCCCTTCATGGTGTTCATCATTGTGCCCTTCATGGAGTTCCTCCTGCCAGTCTTCCTCAAACTCTTCCCCGAGATGCTGCCCTCCACCTTCGAGACGGAAACCAAGAAG GAGGAGAAGCAGAAGAAGGGTCTGGCTGCCAAGCTGGAGCTGGCTAAGTtcctgcaggagacgatcgcagAGATGGCCAGGCGCAACAAGGCCGCCGTCAGTGGAGACGAGGCCCAGAAGTTCTCCACCTACGTGCAACAG GTCCGGCACACGGGCGAGCAGCCCACCACTAAGGATATTGTGAAGTTCTCCAAGCTGTTTGAGGACGAGCTGACACTGGAGCACTTAGAGCGCCCCCAGCTGGTGGCTCTGTGCaagctgctggagctgcagcCCATCGGCACCAACAACTTGCTGCGTTTCCAACTGCTCATGCAGCTGCGCAACATCAAGTCCGACGACgag atgattgCTACCGAGGGTGTGACTGGCATGACGGTTGCAGAACTTCAGGCGGCCTGTAGGAGTCGAGGAATGAGATCACTGGGGTTGACAACCGATCAGCTCCAaaagcagctgcagcag TGGGTGGACCTGCACCTGAAGGAGAATGTGCCGCCTTCCCtgttgctgctgtctcgcgCCATGTACCTGACGGACCTCACGCCCAAGCCGCCCGTCATCCCACCCGTGCCCAAGCTGGAG AAGGCTACCCCCCCTCCGTCAGAGACGGAAGCATCAGCTAAAGAGAAGCCACTGTCCGCCTccctggaggagctggtggaCAAGGCCCCCATCATCAAAGCCGGCAAG GCGAAAGGAGCAGAGATGGCCCAGAAGTCCAAGATGAGCGCCAATGGGATGTGA